Proteins encoded in a region of the Schistocerca serialis cubense isolate TAMUIC-IGC-003099 chromosome 6, iqSchSeri2.2, whole genome shotgun sequence genome:
- the LOC126484970 gene encoding potassium/sodium hyperpolarization-activated cyclic nucleotide-gated channel 2-like → MQWLISRLVEVVRDGERRRAPSLRLANGRPSAAPVGSAQSEEELKDDSIKISIENTNTCTDSLVTAIDDETLLIADFLSSSLSNMNKDPAANAGPGAAAGKVHFGGAGDDVSLYGTPKEEPGPNPLAASEKQSFLKNQLQAIFQPTDNKLAMKLFGSKKALMKERIRQKAAGHWVIHPCSSFR, encoded by the exons atgcaatggcttatctcgcgcttagtggaggtggtg AGGGACGGGGAGCGGCGGCGCGCGCCCAGCCTGCGCCTCGCCAACGGCCGGCCCAGCGCCGCGCCAGTGGGCAGCGCGCAGTCGGAGGAGGAGCTCAAGGATGACTCCATCAAGATCAGCATCGAGAACACCAACACGTGCACCGACTCGCTGGTGACGGCCATCGACGACGAGACGCTGCTCATCGCCGACTTCCTGTCCAGCTCGCTGTCCAACATGAACAAGGACCCGGCGGCGAACGCCGGCCCGGGCGCCGCCGCGGGCAAGGTGCACTTCGGGGGCGCCGGCGACGACGTCAGCCTCTACGGGACGCCCAAGGAGGAGCCCGGCCCCAACCCGCTGGCCGCCAGCGAGAAGCAGAGCTTCCTCAAGAACCAGCTGCAGGCCATCTTCCAGCCCACCGACAACAAGCTCGCCATGAAGCTCTTCGGCAGCAAGAAGGCGCTCATGAAGGAGCGCATCCGCCAGAAAGCCGCCGGACACTGGGTCATCCACCCCTGTTCCAGCTTCAG